A genomic stretch from Ureibacillus composti includes:
- a CDS encoding YhdT family protein — MQDKRFKVANREALIGVALVIINFAIWYGFAYGLGSGNPSEYQFVFGFPAWFFYSCIAGTIFMIILIWISIKIFFKEIPFDEEEGK; from the coding sequence TTGCAAGATAAACGCTTTAAAGTAGCAAATCGTGAAGCTTTAATTGGTGTCGCACTCGTGATCATCAATTTTGCGATTTGGTATGGATTTGCATATGGCTTAGGTTCTGGTAACCCTTCAGAGTACCAATTTGTGTTCGGATTTCCTGCATGGTTCTTTTATAGCTGTATTGCTGGTACTATTTTTATGATTATCCTCATTTGGATTTCGATAAAAATCTTCTTCAAAGAGATCCCTTTTGATGAAGAGGAGGGCAAGTAA